The Engystomops pustulosus chromosome 7, aEngPut4.maternal, whole genome shotgun sequence DNA window CCTTCACCATCTGGGCTTAAATCCTGGGACGTGCCGTTACTGTATATAGCTGGGCACCTCAAGGAACATGGAGGTATCCCATCATCTCCATGTCCATGTCCTGCTGCATCACCACTACACCCTAAGATTACACCCTGCTCCATCGTACAATGATGTAGAGTAGAAGGCCCTCAGGTCTAGGTTAGAGCAGAGGGAACACCCTGAGGTTGGTTTGCTCGTAAACATGGAGGGGTCTACGAAGGTCAGGTTTGGAGTCACCATCTTTAAAGTGTCAGTACCCAGAATTTAAAGAGGGATATGTAAGAATAACAAGCACAAATCTGAAGACCAGGGTCTAGAGGACATGAAGGTCATCAATATGTCTCATGTGCCCTGAATACGTCCAGATCCAGGCATGTAATATTCTAGGTGTCCTCCTGGACCTGGAGATCCGATCATCACCTTACCCAACATCTACTGGACATCATCCGTCTCAGGTTCGACTTTGAGGCCTCATTTCATTCTAGGTTTCACCAAGCAGTGGGGCATTGGCTGCCAATTAGCCATGCCAGACAAACATCTGGATGCACCCCCAAATAGAAGATCACAGCCAGTAGGTCAAGCGCTATGAAAGGGGCTCTATGATGGGACCACACATAATGAGACTGGTGGAGAGGGGGGAGGAAACATGATGGCAGGAAGGGTCATGTCCCAATGTCTCATGCAGAGGAGATGATCATGGAGAAGACACTGAGGGTGGAAGCAgccaatacttaaaggggttctccaagaTTTTCCAAGTACAGCCCCACAACTTTTTAGTTTAATGGAACCAAGTTGAAATACACAACGTGATCCATGTACAGGCGTGGCGCAGTTTCTGGTAGAAAGTGATCATGAGTCCTGGAGAAGTCCTCCAAGTCCTGgtgtctactgtatataacccaccTGACCACTACCCATCAAACATCCTGGACAGCTCATGCATTGGTGCCCCTCCCTAGAAATGGTAACTCCTCCCACATTTTCCTACGAACATGAATGTATAGAAGTGGATCCAGCAGGATTGAGGATGAAAGTTGTGGATGGATGGGAAAAGACCCGAGACAATGGATGATGGAAAACAGCGTAAACAGAAGTGCACAGACCACATCAAGCATTGCCAAGACTCAACGTCAGCACAAGAAaatggcagaggggggggggggagcatcagTCACAAGTTATCAGTCCTCGTACAAGTCATATTGGTGGCAGGTGACCCCTTTTATCAAACATCCACAAAATGGACCGGAagcactgaccccctcccccaacCCCAGGATACATAGATCTACACCGGCCACACGTCAGGGTCCATCATTCTTTGCCTTTGTCTACATGATTTTAGTTTTGTGCTCTCCCCATTTTGCAGATGCCATAAAAAAGGGCGTCACCCGTCACGTGGTCCTCCACGGCCTATAGACAATCAATATTGCACGGCACATCAACTCCATATTTCCACAGCACTCCATGCATCCTATACAAAACAAAGATCTCCCATGGAGCCCGCTCCTCATGGGCGGGGCTAACACAGGGGAGGAGGGTGAGGCAATTAGGGAGGAGTCTCAAAATACAACACAGTCATTCCAATGGATGCAACTTACAAGGGGGCGGTGCTACGAGTCCCAGGGCAGCCAATGGACGCTAGGTCAAAGCGACAGAGTTGTCTCATGATTTGATTGGACCCTGGCACAAGGTGGGCGGGTTACAAGCGGCAGAAAAAGAgaagctgtttttttttatggTCATGTGGTTACGTTTTATATCATCTCTTTACTTTTTACGATTCTCATACATAAAGATTATGAACAGATCATTGTGATCGTCTGGGATCCATATCATCAGGCAGATTATTCTAGATCATTGGATATCTGGGCCATAGCCTAAATTATAAGGGCCGAGGAGATCCCTAGATTTAGAAGAACATCTGGAATCATTGGATCACTATGTCCTAGATTCACACCATGAGCACTTGTGGGATCGGAGATGTATAGGGATTAATGGATGGCTGTATCCGGTCCTAGACTTGTAGGAGCTTCTGATATCCCAATCCCAATGCCATATCCTGGATTTATAGAAACATCGGGGCTCGTTGGTGGATCAGTGTCTCATGTCCTTGAATTATAGAAGATCTGGGATCACTAGATGTTCTACATTTATACTTGGGATCAGTAAATCCCTACAGTTATGTCCTAGATTCACAGGACCATTTGTGGAGCCTCAGTAGAGATGGAGCTGACTTGTCATGGTCCCTGCATCCACAAAAGTCCCTTAAGACGTAGCTTCACGATCACTGGGAGATCAGGGAAGTAGAAGGTGACACTGAGGACTATATGTGGACAGGAGGACTTGGTAGGACACACAGTGGGTGTATGTGGACTCACAGTGTGGTGGGCATTTGTAGCCCCATGTTGGCTGCTTGCCTCATATACCCACCTGAACCATCAGTACGGCCGGTTGGCATCTTTTGGTCGCTTTAGTTGTACTTTGAGTCTCTTCATGCCAATCTGGAAACCGTTCATGGCCTGGATGGCAGCCTGGGCGCTGCCGGGATTGTCAAAACTTACAAAGCCTGGAAGTGAGAAACACCGGATGAGCGTCAACCCACGGGAGAACCAAGGGCACACTCACCTCCGTGGAGGACGCTTACCAAAACACTTGCTCTGGTTGGTGGCTCTGTCTACAAACACTTTGGCGGAGATGACGTTTCCGAATGGTAGAAACATCTGTAGAATCTCCGAATCTGTAAATTCCTGGGGCAGGTGGTAGATGAAGATGTTGCAGCCTTCAGGACCTGGGGGGAACACATAACACATTGAGCTTAGTCTCCGGGTGCACATGGCCACGCATGGGTGCCTTGTATGGTCGCCACTCACCTTCcctctgctgttgctgctgctgctgcggagGCTGCTGCGGTAACAGGGGCGGGGGCTGGCTGAATGCCGGGCTCACCAGACCGTAGGCGGCGGGGTAGGCAGCTAGAGCATAGATGGACATAGGTCATGACATTGGTGGTGTGAACCCCATACAATACCCCCCGTCCCTGTGAGATGACGCacctgtataatgctgcatgccGGCGTAGGCCTGCTGCAGGGGGTCCAGCTGGGTCACCGGACTTTGGGCTAGAAGGAGAGGAAGGTTATATGTGAAGGGTGTCTGTAGGGTGGACCTGCGTTGTGGACCATTAGAAGCAGGGTATCATACATACCGGTATTACCTGGGTAGGGGTGCAGGCCGTTGGTATAAATGGCCTCTGACGTGGGCTGTACGCTGCTCTGGGAGGGGACCGCACTGTACCCATTAACCCCCAGTGTGGCCGGGATGGCGGATACTGGAGTGGCAGCGAGGGTCGGCGGGGTACTGGTACCTACAGAGACCACAACAGTAATTGGTGAGTGCCGGCCCCCGTGTACCACCCCAGGGTGCGGAGATCCGTCCACTTACCTGACGAGGATGTGATGGGCGTGATGGGGGTGGCTATAATTCCGTTGGGGTTGATTGTCGCCATTTGTTGCATCTGGACAGCGGCCATTGTAGCCATAGGGTTGAGGTAAGCGCTGTGTGCGGCCACCAGGGCGGCCTGCTGCTGCATGAgctgaggggggcacaagaacaGCAAGAGTGTGAGACATCACAGAGGGGAACCAAGACCAACACATGACCATGAGAGGGGGTGAGACACAGGTCACTGAGGAGGGCAAGGTCGCAGGAGAAGGGTGAGGAAACACAAGAAGGTCACAAGAGAAAGGGTGAGGTTATagcaaaaggaaacaaaaaagaaTGGTCACAAGAGAATAAATAGGTCACAGAAAGTCAGAGGAGAAGGTCACCGGAAGAAGGCAAGGTCCCAGAGAAAGGGTAAGGTCAGAGGAGAAGGTCACATGACAAAATTAAGGTGAGGTCGCGAGAAGGGCAAGGTGACAACAAAGGGTCCCAGAAGAAgggcgaggtcagaggagaaagtcaggggagaagggcgaggtcagaggagaaagtcaggggagaagggcgaggtcagaggagaaagtcacgggagaagggcgaggtcagaggagaaagtcacaggagaagggcgaggtcagaggagaaagtcACAGAAGGGCGAGGTTAGAGAAgggcgaggtcagaggagaagggcGAGGTTAGAGAAGGGcaaggtcagaggagaaagtcACAGGAGAAGGGcaaggtcagaggagaaagtcacgggagaagggcgaggtcagaggagaagggcgaggtcagaggagaaagtcACAGGAGAAGGGcaaggtcagaggagaaagtcACAGGAGAAGGGCGAGGTTAGAGAAgggcgaggtcagaggagaagggcgaggtcagaggagaaagtcacgggagaagggcgaggtcagaggagaaggtcagaggagaagggcgaggtcagaggagaaggtcagaggagaagggcgaggtcagaggagaagggcgaggtcagaggagaagggcgaggtcagaggagaagggcgaggtcagaggagaaagtcatgggagaagggcgaggtcagaggagaaagtcagatgagaagggcgaggtcagagaagaagggcaaggtcagaggagaaagtcACAGGAGAAGGGCGAGGTCAGAGAAGAAAGTCACAGGAGAAGGGCGAGGTCAGAGAAGAAAGTCACGGGAGAAgggtgaggtcagaggagaaagtcAGAGGAGAAgggtgaggtcagaggagaaagtcagaggagaagggcgaggtcagaggagaaagtcagaggagaagggcgaggtcagaggagaaagtcAGAGGAGAAGAgcgaggtcagaggagaagggcGAGGTCAGAGAAGAAAGTCACGGGAGAAgggcgaggtcagaggagaaaggcacaggagaagggcgaggtcagagaagaaagtcacaggagaagggcgaggtcagagaagaagggcaaggtcagaggagaaagtcACAGGAGAAGGGCGAGGTCAGAGAAGAAAGTCACGGGAGAAgggcgaggtcagaggagaaagtcacgggagaagggcgaggtcagaggagaaagtcacgggagaagggcgaggtcagaggagaaagtcacgggagaagggcgaggtcagaggagaaagtcacaggagaagggcgaggtcagagaagaagggcaaggtcagaggagaaagtcacaggagaagggcgaggtcagagaagaagggcaaggtcagaggagaaagtcagaggagaagggcgaggtcagaggagaaagtcagaggagaagggcgaggtcagaggagaaagtcagaggagaagggcgaggtcagaggagaaagtcagaggagaagggcgaggtcagaggagaaagtcacgggagaagggcgaggtcagaggagaaagtcacgggagaagggcgaggtcagaggagaagggcgaggtcagaggagaagggcgaggtcagaggagaagggcAAGGTTAGAGAAgggcgaggtcagaggagaaagtcagaggagaagggcgaggtcagaggagaaagtcagaggagaagggcgaggtcagaggagaaggtcagaggagaaggtcagaggagaagggcgaggtcagaggagaagggcgaggtcagaggagaagggcgaggtcagaggagaaagtcagatgagaagggcgaggtcagagaagaaagtcacaggagaagggcgaggtcagagaagaagggcaaggtcagaggagaaagtcACAGGAGAAGGGCGAGGTCAGAGAAGAAAGTCACAGGAGAAGGGCGAGGTCAGAGAAGAAAGTCACGGGAGAAgggtgaggtcagaggagaaagtcAGAGGAGAAgggtgaggtcagaggagaaagtcagaggagaagggcgaggtcagaggagaagggcGAGGTCAGAGAAGAAAGTCACGGGAGAAgggcgaggtcagaggagaaaggcacaggagaagggcgaggtcagagaagaaagtcacaggagaagggcgaggtcagagaagaagggcaaggtcagaggagaaagtcACAGGAGAAGGGCGAGGTCAGAGAAGAAAGTCACGGGAGAAgggcgaggtcagaggagaaagtcacgggagaagggcgaggtcagaggagaaagtcacgggagaagggcgaggtcagaggagaagggcgaggtcagaggagaaagtcacgggagaagggcgaggtcagagaagaagggcaaggtcagaggagaaagtcacaggagaagggcgaggtcagagaagaagggcaaggtcagaggagaaagtcAGAGGAGAAGGGCGAGGTCAGAAGTGAAAGTCAGAGGAGAAgggcgaggtcagaggagaaagtcagaggagaagggcgaggtcagaggagaaagtcacgggagaagggcgaggtcagaggagaaagtcacgggagaagggcgaggtcagaggagaaagtcacgggagaagggcgaggtcagaggagaagggcgaggtcagaggagaagggcAAGGTTAGAGAAgggcgaggtcagaggagaaagtcagaggagaagggcgaggtcagaggagaagggcgaggtcagagaagaagggcgaggtcagagaagaagggcgaggtcagaggagaaagtcagaggagaagggcgaggtcagagaagaagggcgaggtcagaggagaaggtcagaggagaagggtgaggtcagaggagaagggtgaggtcagaggagaagggtgaggtcagaggagaaggtCAGAGCAGAAGGGCGAGGTCATAGAATAGAGTGAGGGGACTATAAATGCTGAGGTTATGAGGATATtgtctgatgatgtcatgatGATGTCATAGAGCTGCACACAGAATAGTGACAGGTAGAGGGCGCTGAATTCACCTGGTCACTTACTGCCTGTGTATACGCGCTGTACGCCCCAAACTGGAGGGCAATGGGGCTGAACATCCCGAGCTGATTGGCCACCTGCTGCATCCGGCGCAGACCCCGCTCCTTCTCCGTGTCTGCAAACTTCACCACCAGACTGGAGGAGGCGCCctgcacagcacagagtatacggaggttacatgtacagcacagagtatacggAAGTCACatgcacagcacagagtatacggaggtcacatgtacagcacagagtatacagaggtcacatgtacagcacagagtatacggaggtcacatgtacagcacagagtatacagaggtcacatgtacagcacagagtatacggaggtcacatacagtcatggccataagttgtgagaatgatacaaatggtaattgttacaaagtctccggcatcaggtgttatattctccagaatgttataaagaggatcagcttatcagcaattCATTACACAGTCAGTATttacctagaaaatgaactttttcccccaaaacacatttccccttcattgcagacgccttagGCGGggcagcggccatggtgtcagtgatgtctccagtaacacaggtgcgggggctgatggggacagggctggggacaatgtgtcatgtgtaagtaacaatcaccactgggcagtataataggagcaggtaacatggtgtcagtgatgtccccagtaacacaggtgcgggggctgatggggacagggctggggacaatgtgtcatgtgtaagtaacaatcaccactgggcagtataataggagcaggtaacatggtgtcagtgatgtctccagtaacacaggtgcgggggctgatggggacagggctggggacaatgtgtcatgtgtaagtaacaatcaccactgggcagtataataggagcaggtaacatggtgtcagtgatgtccccagtaacacaggtgcgggggctgatggggacagggctggggacaatgtgtcatgtgtaagtaacaatcaccactgggcagtataataggagcaggtaacatggtgtcagtgatgtctccagtaacacaggtgcgggggctgatagggacagggctggggacaatgtgtcatgtgtaagtaacaatcaccactgggcagtataataggagcaggtaacatggtgtcagtgatgtccccagtaacacaggtgcgggggctgatggggacagggctggggacaatgtgtcatgtgtaagtaacaatcaccactgggcagtataataggagcaggtaacatggtgtcagtgatgtctccagtaacacaggtgcgggggctgatggggacagggctggggacaatgtgtcatgtgtaagtaacaatcaccactgggcagtataataggagcaggtaacatggtgtcagtgatgtctccagtaacacaggtgcgggggctgatgggggcagggctggggacaatgtgtcatgtgtaagtaacaatcaccactgggcagtataataggagcaggtaacatggtgtcagtgatgtctccagtaacacaggtgcgggggctggtgaggacagggctggggacaatgtgtcatgtgtaagtaacaatcaccactgggcagtataataggagcaggtaacatggtgtcagtgatgtctccagtaacacaggtgcgggggctggtgaggacagggctggggacaatgtgtcatgtgtaagtaacaatcaccactgggcagtataataggagcaggtaacatggtgtcagtgatgtctccagtaacacaggtgcgggggctgatgggggcagggctggggacaatgtgtcatgtgtaagtaacaatcaccactgggcagtataataggagcaggtaacatggtgtcagtgatgtctccagtaacacaggtgcgggggctgatggggacagggctggggacaatgtgtcatgtgtaagtaacaatcaccactgggcagtataataggagcaggtaacatggtgtcagtgatgtccccagtaacacaggtgcgggggctgatggggacagggctggggacaatgtgtcatgtgtaagtaacaatcaccactgggcagtataataggagcaggtaacatggtgtcagtgatgtctccagtaacacaggtgcgggggctgatggggacagggctggggacaatgtgtcatgtgtaagtaacaatcaccactgggcagtataataggagcaggtaacatggtgtcagtgatgtccccagtaacacaggtgcgggggctgatggggacagggctggggacaatgtgtcatgtgtaagtaacaatcaccactgggcagtataataggagcaggtaacatggtgtcagtgattctccagtaacacaggtgcgggggctgatggggacagggctggggacaatgtgtcatgtgtaagtaacaatcaccactgggcagtataataggagcaggtaacatggtgtcagtgatgtctccagtaacacaggtgcgggggctgatggggacagggctggggacaatgtctcatgtgtaagtaacaatcaccactgggcagtataataggagctggtaacatggtgtcagtgatgtctccagtaacacaggtgcgggggctgatggggacagggctgggggacaatgtgtcatgtgtaagtaacaatcaccactgggcagtataataggagcaggtaacatggtgtcagtgatgtccccagtaacacaggtgcgggggctgatggggacagggctggggacaatgtgtcatgtgtaagtaacaatcaccactgggcagtataataggagcaggtaacatggtgtcagtgatgtctccagtaacacaggtgcgggggctgatggggacaggggtggggacaatgtgtcatgtgtaagtaacaatcaccactgggcagtataataggagcaggtaacatggtgtcagtgatgtctccagtaacacaggtgcgggggctgatgggggcagggctggggacaatgtgtcatgtgtaagtaacaatcaccactgggcagtataataggagcaggtaacatggtgtcagtgatgtctccagtaacacaggtgcgggggctggtgAGGatagggctggggacaatgtgtcatgtgtaagtaacaatcaccactgggcagtataataggagcaggtaacatggtgtcagtgatgtctccagtaacacaggtgcgggggctgatggggacagggctggggacaatgtgtcatgtgtaagtaacaatcaccactgggcagtataataggagcaggtaacatggtgtcagtgatgtctccagtaacacaggtgcgggggctgatggggacaggactggggacaatgtgtcatgtgtaagtaacaatcaccactgggcagtataataggagcaggtaacatggtgtcagtgatgtctccagtaacacaggtgcgggggctggtgaggacagggctggggacaatgtgtcatgtgtaagtaacaatcaccactgggcagtataataggagcaggtaacatggtgtcagtgatgtctccagtaacacaggtgcaggggctgatgaggacagggctggggacaatgtgtcaggagtaagtaacaatcaccactgggcagtataataggagcaggtaacatggtgtcagtgatgtccccagtaacacaggtgcggggactgatggggacagggctggggacaatgtgtcatgtgtaagtaacaatcaccactgggcagtataataggagcaggtaacatggtgtcagtggtgtctccagtaacacaggtgcgggggctgatggggacagggctggggacaatgtgtcatgtgtaagtaacaatcaccactgggcagtataataggagcagcggccatggtgtcagtgatgtctccagtaacacaggtgcgggggctgatggggacagggctgggggacaatctgtcatgtgtaagtaacaatcaccactgggcagtataataggagcaggtaacatggtgtcagtgatgtccccagtaacacaggtgcgggggctgatggggacaggcctggggacaatgtgtcatgtgtaagtaacaatcaccactgggcagtataataggagcaggtaacatggtgtcagtggtgtctccagtaacacaggtgcgggggctgatggggacagggctggggacaatgtgtcatgtgtaagtaacaatcaccactgggcagtataataggagcaggtaacatggtgtcagtgatgtccccagtaacacaggtgcgggggctgatggggacagggctggggacaatgtgtcatgtgtaagtaacaatcaccactgggcagtataataggagcaggtaacatggtgtcagtgatgtccccagtaacacaggtgcgggggctgatggggacagggctgggacaatgtgtcatgtgtaagtaacaatcaccactgggcagtataataggagcaggtaacatggtgtcagtgatgtctccagtaacacaggtgcgggggctgatggggacagggctggggacaatgtgccatgtgtaagtaacaatcaccactgggcagtataataggagcaggtaacatggtgtcagtgatgtccccagtaacacaggtgcggg harbors:
- the CELF3 gene encoding CUGBP Elav-like family member 3 isoform X2; protein product: MKEPDAIKLFIGQIPRNLEEKELKPIFEQFGKIYELTVIKDKFTGVHKGCAFLTYCARESALKAQSALHEQKTLPGGPGPGAPRMNRPIQVKPADSESRGDRKLFVGMLGKQQTDEDVRRMFEPFGNIDECTVLRGPDGTSKGCAFVKFQTHAEAQAAINTLHGSRTLPGASSSLVVKFADTEKERGLRRMQQVANQLGMFSPIALQFGAYSAYTQAVSDQLMQQQAALVAAHSAYLNPMATMAAVQMQQMATINPNGIIATPITPITSSSGTSTPPTLAATPVSAIPATLGVNGYSAVPSQSSVQPTSEAIYTNGLHPYPGNTAQSPVTQLDPLQQAYAGMQHYTAAYPAAYGLVSPAFSQPPPLLPQQPPQQQQQQQREGPEGCNIFIYHLPQEFTDSEILQMFLPFGNVISAKVFVDRATNQSKCFGFVSFDNPGSAQAAIQAMNGFQIGMKRLKVQLKRPKDANRPY
- the CELF3 gene encoding CUGBP Elav-like family member 3 isoform X10, whose protein sequence is MKEPDAIKLFIGQIPRNLEEKELKPIFEQFGKIYELTVIKDKFTGVHKGCAFLTYCARESALKAQSALHEQKTLPGMNRPIQVKPADSESRGEDRKLFVGMLGKQQTDEDVRRMFEPFGNIDECTVLRGPDGTSKGCAFVKFQTHAEAQAAINTLHGSRTLPGASSSLVVKFADTEKERGLRRMQQVANQLGMFSPIALQFGAYSAYTQALMQQQAALVAAHSAYLNPMATMAAVQMQQMATINPNGIIATPITPITSSSGTSTPPTLAATPVSAIPATLGVNGYSAVPSQSSVQPTSEAIYTNGLHPYPGNTAQSPVTQLDPLQQAYAGMQHYTAAYPAAYGLVSPAFSQPPPLLPQQPPQQQQQQQREGPEGCNIFIYHLPQEFTDSEILQMFLPFGNVISAKVFVDRATNQSKCFGFVSFDNPGSAQAAIQAMNGFQIGMKRLKVQLKRPKDANRPY
- the CELF3 gene encoding CUGBP Elav-like family member 3 isoform X6; its protein translation is MKEPDAIKLFIGQIPRNLEEKELKPIFEQFGKIYELTVIKDKFTGVHKGCAFLTYCARESALKAQSALHEQKTLPGMNRPIQVKPADSESRGEDRKLFVGMLGKQQTDEDVRRMFEPFGNIDECTVLRGPDGTSKGCAFVKFQTHAEAQAAINTLHGSRTLPGASSSLVVKFADTEKERGLRRMQQVANQLGMFSPIALQFGAYSAYTQAVSDQLMQQQAALVAAHSAYLNPMATMAAVQMQQMATINPNGIIATPITPITSSSGTSTPPTLAATPVSAIPATLGVNGYSAVPSQSSVQPTSEAIYTNGLHPYPGNTAQSPVTQLDPLQQAYAGMQHYTAAYPAAYGLVSPAFSQPPPLLPQQPPQQQQQQQREGPEGCNIFIYHLPQEFTDSEILQMFLPFGNVISAKVFVDRATNQSKCFGFVSFDNPGSAQAAIQAMNGFQIGMKRLKVQLKRPKDANRPY
- the CELF3 gene encoding CUGBP Elav-like family member 3 isoform X13, producing MNRPIQVKPADSESRGEDRKLFVGMLGKQQTDEDVRRMFEPFGNIDECTVLRGPDGTSKGCAFVKFQTHAEAQAAINTLHGSRTLPGASSSLVVKFADTEKERGLRRMQQVANQLGMFSPIALQFGAYSAYTQAVSDQLMQQQAALVAAHSAYLNPMATMAAVQMQQMATINPNGIIATPITPITSSSGTSTPPTLAATPVSAIPATLGVNGYSAVPSQSSVQPTSEAIYTNGLHPYPGNTAQSPVTQLDPLQQAYAGMQHYTAAYPAAYGLVSPAFSQPPPLLPQQPPQQQQQQQREGPEGCNIFIYHLPQEFTDSEILQMFLPFGNVISAKVFVDRATNQSKCFGFVSFDNPGSAQAAIQAMNGFQIGMKRLKVQLKRPKDANRPY
- the CELF3 gene encoding CUGBP Elav-like family member 3 isoform X4; translation: MKEPDAIKLFIGQIPRNLEEKELKPIFEQFGKIYELTVIKDKFTGVHKGCAFLTYCARESALKAQSALHEQKTLPGGPGPGAPRMNRPIQVKPADSESRGEDRKLFVGMLGKQQTDEDVRRMFEPFGNIDECTVLRGPDGTSKGCAFVKFQTHAEAQAAINTLHGSRTLPGASSSLVVKFADTEKERGLRRMQQVANQLGMFSPIALQFGAYSAYTQALMQQQAALVAAHSAYLNPMATMAAVQMQQMATINPNGIIATPITPITSSSGTSTPPTLAATPVSAIPATLGVNGYSAVPSQSSVQPTSEAIYTNGLHPYPGNTAQSPVTQLDPLQQAYAGMQHYTAAYPAAYGLVSPAFSQPPPLLPQQPPQQQQQQQREGPEGCNIFIYHLPQEFTDSEILQMFLPFGNVISAKVFVDRATNQSKCFGFVSFDNPGSAQAAIQAMNGFQIGMKRLKVQLKRPKDANRPY